GAAAAttagaaagataaaaagaaaattcttcgtaagttttcttatttaccataggaaggaaaaaaaattacataaaattaATCCTGCTCATTCCATTTTGAAATCCTGCCTGATCCCTAGGTGCAAGTCCAATATCTGCTGTGACCACGCACTCTTGTGTGCAGTATTAGAAGCATAATGTTGTTGAGTTTTTTGTCATATTAAAGACTTGAAGTATGACAAATCGAATTCCACACcagcaaaaaaatttcacagtacaaaattTAAGTATGATTACATGGAAAGCATGAGAACTTGAGGGAAACATTAAGCCATTGTTACAATACTGCCACACAATAAGCTTTATGAAAATAACAAGAGTCATGTCATATCTATAGGATCATATCCTTTCTAATTGATCTCATCTTCTTGTTCTCCTTTGCTTTCTTACCTAGTATAGTAGCATTTGAGGTGTTCTTGATTCTGTTAAGGGACTGAGCTTTGTTGGTTTGGGACTTTTTAACCAAATGAGCACTTATGTCTGAGAATGCCtgaaaattttacttttttggaCTAACTTATCTTGGATGGGAAATTGCTATTCCCAGAATCTTCAGGGCTTGAGACCTGAATGGCATTTAGACAATCTGACGGGGCATCTTCATGGCATGTGATGTCCAAGTTCTGAGTCTTAAACAGGTCAttacttgttttttgttgCAGATCAAACATCTTCTTGAGCTGCTTCCCTTGTTCTTCGATCCGCACCTGTAAATTTCGCTGAATCTGTTCAtcgaaataaataaatgaaattgaaatattaGACTGCAGTATTTTCTATTAGTCCTCTGCAACATGACAGTCCTTCAAGTTCTGAGAATAATCTTTTTTGCATAAACAAACGAAAAACCAATCTGATTATGAGTTGtaaagcaataaaaatatacagATAAATAATTCTTATAACTGACTTGGCTAATGTTGCCATTTACAAACCAGTTTACAGAGTCATTGGCCTCAACAAGGATTCTAATGCTCAGTAAAATAATATGTGGTCACAAGAAATTTAGTAGTTGCACCTCTAACTGTTCATGAAGACGCCTCTGGACATCTAGTTGCAGTTGCAGCGCCTCTTTGATTTGCAAGCCACTGCCAGAAAAGTTGACATTATTGGGTTGTAAGAGGCTTGTGCACATAGCAGTAAAGAGAAAAACATCAAACAGAATTCCAGttctaaaaggaaaaagtgtTCATATAGAATCATATTGATGAACTGAGAATCAGAGCAACAATCAGGGTAAACTGATGGGTTACGTTTTCATATCGAGCTGGGGTTCGACATTCAAAGTTGTTCTTTTCTCAGATTTTCCTGCAACAGAAGAACAGTACTAGATTAGGAGATAAAAACAAGCCAATCCAATCTGgataaaatttaccaaacctTGTATTTTGtaacaagaaggaaaaatcaTGTCCATAAGGAACCAATACATGATTTCAACGCTTGTAAACAAAGTAATGAGACCCTAAAAAGTTTTAGCTGCTAAGGGCAGAATTGTTAAACATAATTGAATAATAGCCAGGATTTACCTTCTGCAGTGTCTGGCAGATATTTTGCGATTCGATATTTCTACAAGAAGAATAAAACGGAAAGGGGAAAAAATGAATCAGACTCCAGGAGAGGaagaaacaagaacaagaatgaaaaagttgaagaaattGCATTTAGTAGTGAATACCTGCAGATGACTTTTAACATGAAAGATGGTTAATCCATCCAAGCACATCATCTTCAGTATTGCCTTAGGTGTTGCTTCTACAATATGAATCAACAGATAAATCGACATacacaaatttttatttgtatagtaatttaaaaaagcTCATGTTGAGTTATTTACTGTCAGCGCCCCCAAGGCGATTTACACATTCAACGAACTTCTCGTGAAGATCTTGATTCCATCGAATTCGTGTTTTACTCGAGAGCACGGGGCTAGTTGAAGGAGAATCACCATAGGTAGTGGAAACATTTCCAGAGGAAATTCTTGGAGATTGCTTTCCTTGCTGAGGAAAGAAGCTCAGCTGTGTAACCGGAGAAGTACTGAATGAATTACAACCACCCTGTGCACAAGAAACTAGCCCATATGCATATCTTAATGGAGTGGTAGGGCATTGAAAAATCAATGCATAAAAACAGCAATAAAAGATGAATTATAGAATAGAATATACATACTGCTTGATCCTGATTTTCTTTAGGAGGAAGTGACAAGGAGGGTCTCCTAACTGAGGCAGTACTCTCTCCCTGCAACTTATTTTGTTGATGTTCAAAGAGGTTATTGCTTTGCAAAGGGATTTGATTAGGCTTCTCTGAGGATTTCTGGTATTGATGATAGCTGCTGGGTTGAGATTTCACAATTGACTGCAGGGTGTTTCTGATGTCTAAATTTGGATCAGCTTGCTCTGATGAATCCATGGAGCTGTAGCTTTCATTGTAAGTTTGGCCTGAAGGGAACTGTGAATTACCAAACTGAGAGTGATACTGTGAAAATCCCATACAGCGCTCGGTGGCATAAAAAGCAGAAGCCGGCGATTCGAAGCCACTCATAATGCTGGAGGGTGACCTAGGAAGCCCATGACTTTGAAGCTGTGACATGTTTGGCTGATCCTCGGTTGGCTGCTGAACCCAAATTCCCATGTTCCAAGCCTGTTGTTGGAGATCAAAAATTTGAGAAGACTGGCTACCaacttcaaaattgaaatcactGATTAGTCCATGGCTCTGTTGAATAATTCTTTCTTGGCAATCAATCTTCTGCGCATTCatttacaaaagaaagaaactgaaCCACAAGATTCACAACACCTCAACAAGAAGAGCAAGTAGAAATAGTAGTACAAGTTGTGCTCAATGCTCTTGCCCAACATCTGAAACCCTATCAAATTTCATTCTTTCAGACAAAGAAACAGCAATGTTGAATGCAGATTTATGGAAAACA
Above is a genomic segment from Prunus dulcis chromosome 7, ALMONDv2, whole genome shotgun sequence containing:
- the LOC117635038 gene encoding myb family transcription factor PHL5-like; protein product: MNAQKIDCQERIIQQSHGLISDFNFEVGSQSSQIFDLQQQAWNMGIWVQQPTEDQPNMSQLQSHGLPRSPSSIMSGFESPASAFYATERCMGFSQYHSQFGNSQFPSGQTYNESYSSMDSSEQADPNLDIRNTLQSIVKSQPSSYHQYQKSSEKPNQIPLQSNNLFEHQQNKLQGESTASVRRPSLSLPPKENQDQAGGCNSFSTSPVTQLSFFPQQGKQSPRISSGNVSTTYGDSPSTSPVLSSKTRIRWNQDLHEKFVECVNRLGGADKATPKAILKMMCLDGLTIFHVKSHLQKYRIAKYLPDTAEGKSEKRTTLNVEPQLDMKTGLQIKEALQLQLDVQRRLHEQLEIQRNLQVRIEEQGKQLKKMFDLQQKTSNDLFKTQNLDITCHEDAPSDCLNAIQVSSPEDSGNSNFPSKIS